One window from the genome of Xiphophorus hellerii strain 12219 chromosome 16, Xiphophorus_hellerii-4.1, whole genome shotgun sequence encodes:
- the LOC116736282 gene encoding inward rectifier potassium channel 2-like, with product MGSLRSHRYSIVSSEEDGMKLASIAVPNGYGNGNVNKGHMEQQRQSRFVSKDGHCNVQFINMSEKGQRYLADIFTTCVDIRWRWMFVIFCLSFLLSWLFFGLVFWVVALVYGDLENETQLCVSNVDSFTAAFLFSVETQTTIGYGYRYVTEECPIAVFMVVFQSIVGCIIDAFIIGAVMAKMAKPKKRNETLVFSHYAAVAMRDGKLCLMWRVGNLRKSHLVEAHVRAQLLKSRTTVEGEFIPLDQVDIDVGFDSGIDRIFLVSPITIVHEIDEDSPFYEMNKQELETSEFEIVVILEGMVEATAMTTQCRSSYVAGEILWGHRFEPVLFEEKNYYKVDYSRFDNTYEVPSTPTCSARELAEKKSNSSSLRNSFCYENEVALEKVEMEEELEEDNSRLMRDAEVSGLEDTSADLVSNSECNLDCLPLEARPFTAESEI from the coding sequence ATGGGGAGCCTGCGTAGCCACCGTTACAGCATCGTGTCCTCAGAGGAAGATGGCATGAAGTTAGCATCCATCGCCGTTCCAAATGGCTACGGGAATGGCAACGTAAACAAAGGACACATGGAGCAGCAGCGTCAGAGCCGCTTTGTCAGCAAGGACGGCCACTGCAATGTGCAGTTTATCAATATGAGCGAAAAAGGCCAGCGCTACCTGGCAGATATCTTCACCACCTGCGTGGACATCCGCTGGCGCTGGATGTTTGTCATAttctgtctgtctttcctctTGTCATGGTTGTTTTTTGGACTTGTCTTCTGGGTCGTGGCACTGGTTTATGGGGACTTGGAGAATGAGACTCAATTATGTGTTTCCAATGTGGACAGCTTCACTGcagcctttttgttttcagtcgaGACCCAAACCACAATTGGGTATGGTTACCGCTATGTGACGGAGGAATGTCCCATTGCTGTTTTCATGGTGGTGTTTCAAAGCATTGTGGGCTGCATTATTGATGCTTTTATCATTGGTGCCGTCATGGCCAAGATGGCAAAGCCCAAGAAGAGGAATGAGACTCTTGTGTTCAGCCACTATGCTGCGGTAGCAATGAGGGACGGTAAGCTATGCCTGATGTGGAGGGTTGGAAACCTGAGGAAAAGTCACTTGGTAGAGGCTCACGTCAGGGCGCAGCTCCTCAAGTCCCGCACCACAGTGGAGGGAGAGTTCATTCCTCTGGATCAGGTAGACATTGACGTCGGCTTTGACAGTGGGATCGACAGAATCTTCCTTGTATCTCCGATCACCATCGTGCATGAGATTGATGAGGACAGCCCATTCTACGAGATGAACAAGCAGGAGCTGGAGACCTCAGAGTTTGAGATTGTTGTGATTCTCGAGGGTATGGTGGAGGCCACTGCCATGACAACTCAGTGTCGGAGCTCCTACGTGGCCGGCGAGATCCTCTGGGGCCACCGCTTTGAGCCAGTGCTCTTTGAAGAAAAGAACTACTACAAAGTAGACTACTCAAGATTTGACAACACCTACGAGGTGCCCAGCACTCCCACTTGTAGTGCTAGGGAGCTGGCTGAGAAGAAATCGAATTCTTCCAGCCTGAGGAACTCGTTTTGCTACGAGAACGAAGTGGCTCTGGAGAAAGTTGAGATGGAGGAGGAGTTAGAGGAGGACAA